The following proteins are encoded in a genomic region of Aliiroseovarius sp. F47248L:
- a CDS encoding type I restriction-modification system subunit M encodes MDKLGYFLQPDELFTAISDKGNADTKGKSNFILEDLQAILNSIEQSTMGTDSEDDFNKLFEDLDLNSTKLGRSVDARNSLIARVLKHLDKIDFELGKVDADVLGDAYEYLISKFASGAGKKAGEFYTPQQVSKILAKIVTLDKKRIKSAYDPACGSGSLLLRIAKEADVGSFYGQELNRTTYNLARMNMILHDVHFSRFDIKQEDTLEEPQHLDQRFEAVVANPPFSAKWKGANNPLNETDERFSQYGKLAPSSKADFAFVQHMIYQLADNGTAAIVLPHGVLFRGAAEGTIREYIIKEMNYLDAVIGLPPNLFYGTSIPACILVLKKCRVHDDNIMFIDASAEFEKVGNQNALTDEYVRKIVETYERREKVEKYAYPAPLKEIAENGYNLNIPRYVDTFEQEEEIDLDAVATALHTLEKDMKTTDKTIAGFCDELGIKAPFAL; translated from the coding sequence TTGGACAAGCTGGGGTATTTCCTACAACCGGACGAACTTTTCACGGCAATTAGCGACAAGGGTAATGCCGACACCAAAGGCAAAAGCAACTTCATCCTGGAAGACCTTCAGGCGATCCTCAATTCCATCGAGCAAAGCACGATGGGGACTGACAGTGAGGATGACTTCAATAAACTGTTCGAGGACCTGGACCTCAACAGCACCAAGCTCGGTCGCAGCGTGGATGCGCGGAACTCGCTAATTGCGCGTGTTCTGAAGCACCTCGACAAGATCGATTTCGAACTCGGCAAAGTTGACGCGGATGTCTTGGGCGACGCCTACGAGTACTTGATTTCGAAGTTCGCGTCCGGTGCGGGCAAGAAAGCCGGTGAATTCTATACTCCGCAGCAGGTTTCAAAGATCCTCGCCAAGATTGTTACCCTGGACAAGAAACGGATCAAGTCAGCCTATGACCCGGCATGTGGATCAGGTTCTTTGCTCCTGCGCATCGCCAAAGAGGCCGATGTCGGTTCGTTCTATGGTCAGGAGCTAAACCGAACGACCTACAACCTCGCGCGGATGAACATGATCCTGCACGATGTGCATTTCAGCCGGTTCGACATCAAGCAGGAAGATACCCTCGAAGAGCCGCAACACCTCGATCAACGGTTCGAGGCAGTGGTCGCCAATCCGCCGTTCTCCGCGAAGTGGAAAGGGGCGAATAATCCGCTCAACGAAACGGACGAACGTTTCAGCCAGTATGGCAAACTTGCTCCGAGTTCGAAGGCTGATTTCGCCTTCGTTCAGCACATGATCTACCAGCTCGCCGACAACGGCACTGCTGCTATTGTGCTGCCGCACGGTGTGCTTTTCCGAGGCGCTGCTGAGGGAACGATCCGCGAATACATCATCAAAGAAATGAACTACCTGGATGCAGTCATAGGCCTTCCGCCAAACCTGTTCTATGGAACCTCGATTCCGGCCTGCATCCTTGTTCTTAAAAAGTGCCGCGTTCACGATGACAACATCATGTTCATCGACGCCAGCGCAGAATTCGAGAAGGTCGGCAACCAGAATGCTCTGACTGACGAGTACGTTCGCAAAATAGTCGAGACCTATGAGCGCCGTGAAAAGGTCGAGAAATACGCCTATCCGGCTCCGCTCAAGGAGATTGCCGAAAACGGCTACAACCTCAATATCCCGCGATACGTGGATACGTTTGAGCAAGAGGAAGAGATTGATCTCGATGCGGTTGCAACTGCACTTCACACGCTCGAGAAAGATATGAAAACCACCGACAAGACCATCGCGGGATTTTGCGATGAGCTCGGCATTAAAGCCCCCTTTGCGCTATGA
- a CDS encoding type I restriction-modification system subunit M N-terminal domain-containing protein gives MTEAQKQRLEQQLWNIANELRGKMDADEFRDYILGFIFYKYLSEKQHLFGNKLLETEDVKDYAKVTDQDDIEAIKE, from the coding sequence ATGACTGAAGCACAAAAACAGCGGCTCGAGCAGCAACTCTGGAACATCGCCAACGAACTCCGTGGGAAGATGGATGCCGATGAGTTTCGCGATTACATTCTCGGGTTCATTTTTTACAAGTACCTATCCGAAAAACAGCACCTCTTCGGGAACAAGCTTCTCGAAACCGAGGACGTGAAGGACTACGCAAAAGTAACCGACCAGGACGACATTGAGGCGATCAAAGAATAA
- a CDS encoding AlpA family phage regulatory protein has translation MLFNHGDIVMRILSKRQLKELVLYSPQHIARLEKAGQFPKRVQLGPNRVGWVECEVLDWLQQRLDSREEPKRHS, from the coding sequence ATGCTCTTCAATCATGGAGACATCGTGATGAGGATACTTTCAAAGCGCCAGCTCAAGGAGCTGGTCCTATACTCGCCGCAACACATCGCGCGGCTGGAAAAGGCAGGCCAATTCCCTAAGCGGGTACAGCTGGGCCCGAACAGAGTGGGATGGGTCGAGTGTGAGGTGCTGGACTGGCTTCAGCAACGGCTGGATAGTCGCGAAGAACCCAAACGACACTCCTGA
- a CDS encoding site-specific integrase: MKLRLTDLAVKKLPFASNGQVTYWDELTPNFGIRCSTRSKSYVVLLGEKRRRKTLGRYPELSLANARKQAKLLLSTQALEPSKTPEHECQTVIEAYLSDCESRVRPTTMKGYNLYLRGISFAGPISKITGNDVLIKIAKQTQSPSSQNYAFTTFKVFFNWAVRRGYLTSNPLSPHRRPHRMTPRERVLNDDELRALLFFCRENTDRFGQIVQLLVFTGQRKGEIANLEWQDIDRKRLILPGRKTKNKREHVLPLGKNALDLISQVEGGATYVFGTTADDKPFNGFGKSTRRMLSETGLSHFTLHDLRRTFATIHAKIGTPVHVTEKLLNHTSGTISGVAAVYNRHSYQQEMQAAVAEYDKYIARLNSA; encoded by the coding sequence ATGAAACTCCGTCTGACTGACTTGGCCGTGAAGAAGCTCCCATTCGCATCTAATGGGCAGGTGACCTACTGGGATGAACTGACGCCAAACTTTGGAATTCGTTGTTCAACTCGCAGCAAGTCGTATGTCGTGCTTCTGGGTGAGAAACGAAGGCGAAAGACCTTGGGGCGTTACCCAGAACTCTCACTAGCGAATGCTCGCAAGCAGGCCAAACTGCTTCTCTCAACTCAAGCCTTGGAGCCCAGTAAGACCCCGGAACATGAATGCCAGACCGTGATTGAGGCTTATCTTTCAGATTGCGAAAGCAGAGTGCGTCCCACCACCATGAAGGGTTACAATCTATACTTGCGCGGGATTTCTTTTGCAGGCCCCATCAGCAAGATTACTGGGAATGATGTTCTAATAAAGATTGCCAAGCAAACCCAAAGTCCATCCAGTCAGAATTATGCCTTCACCACTTTCAAGGTGTTTTTCAACTGGGCTGTTCGCCGAGGGTATCTAACCAGTAACCCACTTTCGCCTCATAGGCGCCCGCACCGCATGACACCGAGAGAACGCGTTTTGAACGACGATGAGTTGAGGGCACTGCTTTTCTTCTGCCGTGAAAACACGGATCGGTTTGGCCAGATTGTCCAACTCCTTGTTTTTACAGGACAACGAAAAGGAGAGATTGCCAATCTGGAGTGGCAAGACATCGATCGAAAACGGCTGATACTCCCAGGGCGCAAAACTAAAAACAAGCGAGAACATGTTTTGCCACTTGGAAAAAATGCGCTTGATTTGATCAGCCAAGTAGAAGGAGGCGCAACCTACGTCTTTGGTACTACGGCTGACGATAAGCCGTTCAATGGGTTTGGAAAATCTACCAGGCGAATGTTGTCGGAAACCGGGCTGTCACATTTTACTCTTCATGATCTTCGGCGAACATTTGCGACGATCCACGCAAAAATTGGGACACCCGTCCATGTCACAGAGAAACTGTTAAATCACACATCCGGAACGATCAGCGGTGTCGCTGCAGTTTATAATCGACATTCGTACCAGCAGGAAATGCAGGCGGCGGTTGCCGAATATGACAAGTACATTGCTAGGTTAAACTCGGCCTAA
- a CDS encoding TfoX/Sxy family protein, producing the protein MTDPVSSIRNLGPASDAGFARAGIHSADELRELGADEAYRRLLAAGSRPHFIGYYAMVMGLQGRPWNDCKGKEKIELRARFNAIKAETRANTPLEDKMEAILNEIGLPRQSDI; encoded by the coding sequence ATGACTGATCCTGTATCGTCCATACGCAATCTTGGGCCCGCCTCGGATGCGGGGTTTGCCCGGGCAGGCATCCACTCGGCAGATGAATTGCGGGAGCTGGGCGCGGATGAGGCTTATCGCCGCCTTCTGGCCGCAGGCTCTCGTCCCCATTTCATCGGATATTATGCCATGGTCATGGGGCTGCAGGGTCGGCCTTGGAATGACTGCAAAGGCAAGGAGAAAATCGAGTTGCGAGCGCGGTTTAATGCAATCAAGGCCGAGACCCGTGCGAACACCCCGTTGGAAGATAAGATGGAAGCCATCTTAAACGAGATCGGTCTTCCGAGGCAGAGCGATATCTAA
- the ndk gene encoding nucleoside-diphosphate kinase, protein MAIQRTFSIIKPDATKRNLTGAINAKIEAAGLRIIAQKRIHMTQKQAETFYGVHKERPFFGELVEFMISEPVVVQVLEGENAIKAYRDVMGATNPADADEGTIRKEFAQSVGENSVHGSDAPETAAEEIAYFFSGLELVG, encoded by the coding sequence ATGGCCATTCAACGCACATTCTCGATCATCAAGCCCGATGCCACCAAACGCAACCTGACCGGCGCAATCAACGCCAAGATCGAAGCCGCAGGCCTGCGCATCATCGCGCAGAAACGCATCCACATGACCCAGAAACAAGCCGAAACCTTCTATGGCGTCCATAAAGAGCGCCCCTTCTTCGGTGAACTGGTCGAATTCATGATCTCTGAACCGGTTGTTGTTCAGGTTCTGGAAGGCGAAAACGCGATCAAAGCCTACCGTGACGTCATGGGCGCCACCAACCCGGCAGACGCAGACGAAGGCACAATCCGCAAGGAATTCGCCCAGTCGGTTGGCGAAAACTCGGTGCACGGCTCAGACGCCCCAGAAACCGCCGCTGAAGAAATCGCTTACTTCTTCTCGGGTCTGGAACTGGTTGGCTAA
- a CDS encoding ABC-F family ATP-binding cassette domain-containing protein, translated as MLKISDITYAVEGRPLFDGAIAAIPDGHKVGLVGRNGTGKTTLFRLIRGELALESGEISVPKGARIGGVAQEVPASQTSLLNTVLAADTERAALMAEAETATDAHRIADIQTRLADIDAWSAEARASAILKGLGFDDHEHALPCADFSGGWRMRVALAAVLFSEPDLLLLDEPTNYLDLEGALWLEQYLTKYPHTVLIISHDRGLLNRSVGAILHLEDRKLTLYQGAYDRFAETRAARLAVAESENKKVEARRAHLQSFVDRFRAKASKAVQAQSRLKMIEKLKTITTPQEAALKAFSFPEPEELSPPIINMEGASCGYGDTTVLSRMDLRIDQDDRIALLGKNGQGKSTLSKLLSDRLPLMTGKMTKSSKLRIGYFAQHQMDELYEDETPVEHLRRLRPNELPGRHRARLAGFGLGADQAETVVARLSGGQKARLTLLLATLDAPHLLILDEPTNHLDIESREALVEALTAYSGAVVLVSHDMHLLGLVADRLWLVNDGGVAPYEGDLEDYRKMLLSSDDDKKPAKTKPAPTKPKRADRDTILALRADLRKAEARVEKLEAMRDKLDAKLGDPEIYEPERKDEVVVWQKKHAEVHEALDRAEELWLRAQDKLEKAEG; from the coding sequence ATGCTAAAGATTTCAGATATCACTTATGCCGTTGAGGGCCGCCCATTGTTCGACGGTGCAATCGCGGCTATCCCGGATGGTCATAAAGTCGGTCTTGTCGGTCGCAATGGCACGGGCAAGACGACGCTGTTTCGACTGATCCGGGGCGAACTGGCCTTGGAATCGGGTGAAATCTCGGTTCCCAAAGGCGCGCGGATTGGCGGTGTGGCGCAGGAAGTCCCAGCCTCGCAGACCTCGCTGCTGAACACCGTGCTGGCGGCGGATACCGAACGGGCAGCATTGATGGCGGAGGCAGAGACCGCCACCGACGCCCACCGGATCGCCGATATCCAGACACGTCTTGCCGATATTGACGCCTGGAGCGCAGAGGCGCGCGCGTCTGCGATCCTGAAGGGATTGGGGTTTGACGATCATGAGCACGCCCTGCCCTGCGCCGATTTCTCGGGCGGGTGGCGCATGCGGGTCGCGCTCGCGGCGGTGTTGTTTTCCGAACCGGACCTTTTGTTGCTGGACGAACCGACCAACTATCTGGATCTTGAGGGTGCGTTGTGGCTGGAACAATACCTGACAAAATATCCACATACGGTCCTGATCATCAGCCACGACCGCGGGCTTTTGAACCGTTCGGTCGGCGCAATCCTGCATTTGGAAGACCGCAAGCTGACGCTGTATCAGGGCGCTTATGATCGGTTTGCCGAGACCCGCGCCGCGCGTTTGGCAGTCGCCGAAAGTGAAAACAAGAAGGTCGAGGCGCGACGCGCACATCTGCAAAGTTTCGTGGATCGATTCCGGGCGAAAGCATCAAAAGCCGTGCAGGCGCAATCGCGTCTGAAGATGATCGAGAAGCTCAAGACCATTACGACGCCGCAAGAGGCCGCGTTGAAGGCGTTCAGCTTCCCGGAACCTGAAGAGTTGTCGCCGCCGATCATCAACATGGAAGGCGCATCTTGCGGGTATGGCGACACAACGGTTCTGTCACGAATGGATCTGCGGATTGATCAGGACGACCGGATCGCGCTTCTGGGCAAGAACGGTCAGGGCAAATCGACCTTGTCGAAACTGCTGTCGGATCGTCTGCCCCTGATGACCGGAAAAATGACCAAATCCTCGAAGCTGCGCATCGGGTATTTCGCGCAGCATCAAATGGACGAGTTGTATGAGGATGAAACCCCGGTCGAGCATTTGCGACGACTGCGACCCAACGAATTGCCGGGGCGTCACAGAGCACGTTTGGCAGGGTTTGGTCTGGGCGCGGATCAAGCAGAGACTGTGGTTGCCCGGCTGTCGGGTGGACAAAAGGCGCGGCTGACGTTGCTTCTGGCCACTCTGGACGCGCCGCATCTGTTGATTTTGGATGAACCGACCAACCACCTTGATATCGAAAGCCGCGAGGCATTGGTCGAGGCGCTGACAGCCTATTCCGGCGCGGTCGTTCTGGTAAGTCATGACATGCATTTGTTGGGCCTAGTGGCAGATCGGTTGTGGCTGGTAAATGACGGCGGTGTCGCGCCATATGAGGGCGATCTTGAGGATTATCGCAAGATGCTTCTATCGTCCGACGACGATAAGAAGCCTGCCAAAACCAAGCCTGCACCCACCAAACCGAAACGCGCCGACCGGGACACGATTCTGGCCCTGCGCGCCGACTTGCGCAAAGCCGAGGCTCGGGTCGAAAAACTGGAAGCAATGCGCGACAAGCTGGATGCCAAACTGGGGGATCCTGAGATCTACGAACCAGAGCGTAAGGACGAGGTGGTGGTTTGGCAAAAAAAGCACGCCGAAGTTCACGAAGCGTTGGATCGGGCCGAAGAACTGTGGCTTCGCGCCCAGGATAAGCTTGAGAAAGCAGAAGGTTAA
- a CDS encoding MarC family protein translates to MDLDLFVPAFVTLFVVMDPIGISPLFMALTQGRSTRERRGIALRACGTAGILLILFAFLGENVLNFLGISMPAFRISGGILLLLLALDMVFERRTARRKDQSEDGVDSQDDPSVFPLAIPIMAGPGSIATVILLSGQGDGFTGIALAIAVMAVVLLIAFILFNAASLLEHVLRETGIKVVTRLLGMLLSALAVQFILEGLRDFGLMG, encoded by the coding sequence ATGGATCTTGATCTATTTGTACCCGCGTTTGTGACGCTGTTCGTGGTGATGGATCCGATTGGTATCTCGCCATTGTTCATGGCGCTAACGCAAGGCAGATCCACGCGTGAACGACGAGGCATCGCCCTGCGGGCCTGTGGAACCGCTGGAATCTTGCTGATCCTATTCGCATTTCTGGGCGAAAATGTTTTGAACTTCCTTGGCATCTCGATGCCTGCTTTCCGTATTTCGGGCGGTATTCTGCTGTTGCTGTTGGCGCTGGACATGGTGTTTGAACGCCGCACAGCGCGACGTAAAGACCAGTCGGAAGATGGTGTCGACAGCCAGGACGACCCTTCGGTCTTTCCATTGGCGATCCCAATCATGGCCGGACCGGGATCGATTGCAACCGTGATCCTGCTATCAGGCCAAGGTGACGGATTTACCGGCATTGCCCTGGCGATTGCTGTGATGGCAGTGGTGTTGTTGATCGCGTTTATCCTGTTCAACGCCGCATCCCTGTTGGAACATGTCCTGCGCGAAACAGGCATCAAGGTTGTCACCCGGCTTTTGGGTATGCTTCTGTCCGCTTTGGCCGTTCAGTTCATTTTGGAAGGGCTGCGGGATTTTGGCCTGATGGGATGA
- a CDS encoding TIGR02281 family clan AA aspartic protease — protein MTGDDYARAIYLTLLLVAVGGYFVAENRKNIGQTFRHALIWGLIFVGAMAGVGLWQDIRNDITPRQSVVQETGQIELPRAHDGHFYATLLMNGQPIEFVVDTGASQIVLTKEDAERAGVQMDALRFFGRAMSANGPVRTAPARIARVELLGIEDFGVEVWVNDGEMPGSLLGNDYLQRFEKIEIERDKLILTRGD, from the coding sequence ATGACCGGCGACGATTATGCACGCGCGATTTATCTGACCTTGCTGCTGGTGGCGGTGGGCGGGTATTTCGTCGCCGAGAACCGGAAAAACATCGGGCAAACTTTTCGCCACGCCCTGATTTGGGGCCTGATTTTCGTCGGCGCGATGGCGGGTGTCGGGCTTTGGCAGGATATCCGAAACGACATCACGCCGCGCCAAAGCGTGGTGCAGGAAACCGGACAGATCGAGTTGCCGCGGGCGCATGACGGCCATTTCTATGCCACGTTACTGATGAATGGTCAGCCGATAGAGTTTGTTGTCGACACCGGGGCCAGTCAGATCGTTCTGACCAAGGAAGATGCGGAACGCGCTGGTGTGCAGATGGACGCGTTGCGCTTTTTCGGTCGTGCGATGAGCGCAAATGGCCCGGTGCGCACGGCGCCCGCCCGCATCGCTCGGGTCGAGCTTCTGGGTATCGAGGATTTCGGTGTTGAAGTTTGGGTAAACGACGGCGAAATGCCGGGATCGCTCCTCGGAAACGACTATCTGCAACGGTTTGAGAAGATCGAGATTGAGCGGGACAAGCTGATCCTGACACGCGGCGACTAA
- a CDS encoding DNA polymerase III subunit chi, with the protein MGEVFFYHMTRSPLEATLPVLLQRSLEAGWKICLRGTDPKRMDWLDERLWTTTDDGFLPHGQSGGPHDADQPVLLTTDTEITNQADALIVVDGAVIDTNEMAGLTRVSILFDGNDADAVAHARTQWKDVVAAGLTAKYWSQESGRWEMNASS; encoded by the coding sequence ATCGGCGAGGTCTTTTTCTATCACATGACGCGCAGTCCGCTTGAGGCAACTTTGCCGGTACTTTTGCAAAGATCGCTGGAGGCAGGTTGGAAAATCTGCCTTCGCGGCACCGACCCGAAGCGGATGGACTGGCTGGACGAACGGCTTTGGACCACCACGGATGACGGGTTTTTGCCACATGGCCAATCAGGTGGGCCGCATGACGCGGATCAGCCTGTCTTGCTGACCACGGACACAGAGATAACAAATCAGGCGGACGCACTGATCGTGGTCGATGGGGCGGTTATAGACACCAACGAAATGGCAGGGTTGACGCGCGTCAGCATCCTGTTCGATGGCAACGACGCAGATGCAGTGGCCCATGCGCGCACCCAGTGGAAAGACGTGGTTGCCGCGGGCTTGACTGCGAAATACTGGAGTCAGGAAAGCGGGCGATGGGAGATGAATGCAAGCTCGTAA
- a CDS encoding leucyl aminopeptidase, with product MTTPIQPVFSEVNLDAIGEHEGRVVVVLSEPGKLHPAARRVNKLTRGALLRFAESDAFEKMKDGDTHEMAFPTGMKAEAVQVIRLAPRADMNIARKAGGAIGKSMTSKDVLVLAGPVKHADDLALGAVLRAYAFTDHKTDKEQDTKPGSLTVMVSRVDQFEGAADRINAQSDGVFFTRDLVNEPANVLTTTEFADRLVALKKLGVKVKVLEEDALEKLGMRALLAVGQGSESPSKVVVMEWMGGEKDVAPLALVGKGVVFDTGGISLKPGAGMEDMTMDMGGAGTVSGVMKTLATRKAKANVVGLVGLVENMPDGRAQRPGDIVASMKGDTIEVINTDAEGRLVLCDLMWYTQEEYKPAGMIDLATLTGAIIIGLGHENTGVFSNDDTLCDGLLDAAKAEGEGAWRMPMGPGYDQLIKSNKADIKNVGGRAAGSITAAQFLGRFVKEGQPWIHLDIAGTAQVAQDGPLWPKGATGWGVLALNRLVQDMFEAE from the coding sequence ATGACGACCCCGATCCAGCCCGTTTTTAGCGAAGTAAACCTTGATGCCATTGGCGAACACGAAGGTCGTGTGGTCGTAGTTTTGTCTGAGCCGGGCAAGCTGCACCCGGCGGCGCGACGGGTCAACAAGCTGACCCGTGGTGCGCTTCTGCGTTTCGCGGAAAGCGACGCGTTCGAGAAGATGAAAGACGGCGACACCCACGAAATGGCCTTTCCCACGGGCATGAAGGCCGAGGCTGTGCAGGTCATCCGCCTGGCCCCGCGTGCCGATATGAATATTGCTCGTAAAGCAGGTGGCGCGATTGGTAAGTCTATGACAAGCAAGGATGTTCTGGTTCTGGCCGGACCGGTCAAGCATGCCGATGACCTTGCTCTTGGGGCGGTGTTGCGCGCCTATGCGTTCACCGACCATAAGACGGACAAAGAACAAGATACCAAGCCGGGCAGCTTGACCGTGATGGTGTCGCGGGTTGATCAGTTCGAGGGGGCAGCGGATCGGATCAATGCCCAAAGCGACGGGGTCTTTTTCACCCGTGATCTGGTGAACGAGCCCGCCAATGTGTTGACCACCACCGAGTTTGCCGACCGCCTCGTGGCGCTGAAAAAACTTGGGGTGAAGGTCAAGGTGCTGGAAGAAGACGCGCTTGAGAAACTTGGGATGCGTGCGCTTCTGGCCGTTGGGCAAGGGTCGGAATCCCCGTCGAAAGTGGTCGTGATGGAATGGATGGGAGGCGAAAAGGACGTCGCCCCCTTGGCACTGGTCGGGAAGGGAGTCGTTTTTGATACCGGCGGCATCAGCCTGAAACCCGGCGCAGGTATGGAAGACATGACCATGGATATGGGCGGCGCTGGCACCGTATCGGGCGTCATGAAAACGCTGGCCACCCGCAAGGCAAAAGCCAACGTGGTCGGGCTGGTCGGTCTGGTGGAAAACATGCCCGATGGCCGTGCACAACGCCCTGGCGACATCGTGGCCTCGATGAAGGGCGACACGATCGAAGTGATCAACACCGACGCTGAAGGGCGGCTCGTCCTGTGTGACCTCATGTGGTACACTCAGGAGGAATACAAACCGGCTGGCATGATCGACCTGGCCACCCTGACCGGGGCGATCATCATCGGGCTGGGGCACGAAAACACCGGTGTCTTCTCGAATGATGACACCTTGTGTGATGGACTGCTGGACGCTGCGAAGGCCGAAGGAGAAGGCGCGTGGCGGATGCCGATGGGGCCGGGCTATGATCAGCTGATCAAGTCGAACAAGGCCGACATCAAAAATGTTGGTGGCCGCGCTGCGGGCTCGATCACGGCCGCCCAGTTCCTTGGCCGGTTCGTCAAGGAAGGTCAGCCTTGGATTCACCTTGATATTGCAGGGACGGCGCAAGTGGCTCAGGACGGTCCGTTGTGGCCCAAAGGTGCGACCGGCTGGGGTGTTCTGGCTCTGAACCGTCTGGTGCAGGACATGTTCGAGGCTGAGTAA
- the lptF gene encoding LPS export ABC transporter permease LptF — protein MTHNMLGFTGGNVARFDRYMLSQLILLFGFYGLVLVLLFWVNRAVQLFDQLIANGQTAMVFLEFSAMIVPGVIVFIIPIASFAAAVSVTNRLNSESELVVAQAAGFGPFRLARPVLVFGIFTALFMLILTHVLVPMSQLRFAERQAEIAENITARFLTEGSFVHPVDGVTLYIREISPSGELLDIFLSDERDATQKYTYTAKKALILRTDAGPRLIMFDGLAQFLNVKSQRLSTTGFKNFTYDISALLTGPIGGNRTVTQIYTPELLNPPTATLSETGETREALRAEGHFRNAQALYSIVTAMTGFSMLIVAGFSRFGLWRQVVLALGAVALLQTLDNTMLDMARRNASQLWLVYVATGVGFILNIVILILASRPSPRDMRRRRRTLREMSRTPAGGVA, from the coding sequence ATGACCCACAACATGTTGGGGTTCACCGGGGGTAACGTGGCCAGATTCGACCGCTATATGCTGTCGCAATTGATTTTGCTGTTTGGCTTTTACGGGCTGGTGCTTGTTTTGCTCTTCTGGGTGAACCGGGCAGTGCAGCTATTTGATCAGCTGATCGCCAACGGACAAACCGCCATGGTGTTTCTTGAATTCTCGGCAATGATCGTGCCCGGTGTCATCGTGTTCATCATCCCGATTGCGTCCTTCGCAGCGGCCGTATCTGTGACGAACCGGCTGAATTCGGAAAGCGAACTGGTCGTGGCTCAAGCCGCAGGCTTTGGCCCCTTTCGGCTAGCCCGCCCTGTTTTGGTCTTTGGGATCTTCACCGCATTATTCATGCTGATCCTGACCCATGTTCTTGTGCCAATGAGCCAATTGCGCTTTGCCGAACGACAGGCCGAAATCGCCGAAAACATCACTGCACGTTTCCTGACCGAAGGCAGCTTCGTGCACCCGGTCGATGGTGTCACCCTCTATATCCGCGAGATCAGCCCATCGGGCGAGCTATTGGACATCTTTCTGTCCGATGAACGCGATGCCACACAGAAATATACATATACAGCCAAGAAAGCTCTGATTCTGCGCACCGATGCCGGACCGCGCCTGATCATGTTTGACGGGCTGGCGCAGTTCCTGAATGTAAAATCACAAAGGCTGTCGACCACGGGGTTCAAGAATTTTACCTATGACATTTCTGCGCTTCTGACCGGCCCGATTGGCGGCAATCGCACCGTTACCCAGATCTACACGCCGGAACTTTTGAACCCGCCCACCGCCACCCTGTCTGAAACCGGTGAAACCCGCGAAGCCTTGCGCGCCGAAGGGCACTTCCGCAACGCACAGGCGCTTTACTCTATCGTGACGGCGATGACCGGGTTCTCGATGCTGATCGTCGCGGGGTTTAGCCGATTTGGGTTGTGGCGGCAGGTTGTGCTGGCACTTGGCGCGGTTGCGCTTCTGCAAACGTTGGACAACACGATGCTGGATATGGCGCGCCGGAATGCAAGCCAGTTGTGGTTGGTCTATGTCGCAACCGGCGTTGGGTTCATTCTGAACATCGTGATCCTGATCTTGGCCAGCCGCCCCTCTCCACGCGACATGCGTCGACGGCGGCGCACGTTGCGCGAGATGTCCCGGACACCGGCAGGAGGGGTTGCATGA